In Pedobacter africanus, a single window of DNA contains:
- a CDS encoding FtsW/RodA/SpoVE family cell cycle protein: MGITTVNHQGRKTERIFLLLISLVLAALFVILFFAQQQNFKEVHARTTDGTMVNLNDHEPGKHIRTLLTKGYYFEDKKDIDLIEKVVNQSTAVYKAPIDNIGELNKRNFFVSAAQAYALGGKNFKERVLASRLLLGFTDSDSLAYVQEQRQPRQAPAQQDFARGNYSIGGKITDTADRPVAGVLLRLKMILPQDTPGIEDTIINDFTAYTRTDASGSYKFAHLPDGKSYGVLPLKPGFQFGRSQGVQELDKDIIFNFRQSEHSIKLFSTRDFKILKKEKSLIVRSPEAYNQWYWIIATTFFAGFFLIHFLMSVKYPSADQLILPVVMLMTGLSFLTLLSLQDPLRDRFLAKDSLVFFGLGIAGICLMLMVKLRKFNVDSGWYRMFIVNNTFSKANGWQWAFAALCLLALTIVFGTGPEGSGVKVNLFGVQPSEIVKYTIILFLAGFFASNERFITEYSSWHKRWFFFSFALIAMVMAILMYLVLGDLGPAMVVCFTFIILFSFSRGDFMMMLTAIIVYVFSAWFLNIWIATLVTAALIAVFMIVNKKTSESAVMITLVMAAFLLIDQVPYLDKLIPGPVNRLAERKSIWQDPWNNEVYGGDQVANGIWAIASGGISGQGIGEGFAKTIPEAHTDMILPAIGEEFGWAGIIGIFILFLVFLHRAIIIGRQTGTPFLFYLCAGIGISLFMQFLLIAGGSTGALPLSGVALPFISYGGSSLVANMLAAGFLLSVSLIKGSEVQMTYITKQQDNNLVPALLAASIAILLLTLTVSNYVVHNKKWVVQPALVADRSGSRMFSYNPRIAILMNKLAAGDLYDRNGRILASSEPQHIRKQLSLLKKSGVDYNLDSAQHKRVDRYYPFEEQMFFWVGDNNTGIFNGSTNGYFAEYEHVAELRGFQTPAVSINTQASKYREDRFLPRGIKEMSVSKRDYTALAPLLLAGINSADVEQFKKRNRNIKLTVDAGLQTTIQNTIALDTAVNKSRVSVVIMEDITGDVLASAVYPLPPVKNWDLLNMTISEQNKLSGWYTTADLGFTTATPPGSTAKVLTAMAAFNKLGVAAAQKVFTVSYTERIRTKGIEPDETGRINLERALVKSNNVYFIKLANEAQLQDEMATLYLKTGMFLRGVGGYYYDRDTANIKQENKWRALWQKTEFNTKPKYDPARIRRTRAKGISGMAWGQGELIASPAAVARLVSGVANKGKLVGNRYVLKISDSVTSVNPAVKIANDPVYADLISGYMLKQSENKTYTLGLKVAGKTGTPERIWKNEQINDGWYTFFAPKANGKGHIVVCIRIESTRGSSKAVKLAGQHVVPALLKFGYVKKETRESKK, from the coding sequence ATGGGAATAACAACGGTAAACCATCAAGGCAGAAAGACAGAGCGTATTTTTTTACTGCTCATTTCGCTGGTTCTTGCAGCTTTGTTTGTGATCTTGTTTTTTGCCCAGCAGCAGAACTTTAAAGAGGTGCATGCCCGTACGACTGATGGCACGATGGTGAACCTTAACGATCACGAGCCTGGGAAACACATCAGAACTTTACTTACGAAGGGCTATTATTTTGAGGATAAAAAAGATATAGACCTGATTGAAAAAGTGGTAAATCAAAGTACTGCAGTGTATAAAGCGCCCATTGATAATATCGGCGAGCTGAATAAACGCAACTTCTTTGTATCGGCCGCCCAGGCCTATGCCCTGGGCGGAAAGAACTTTAAAGAACGGGTGCTTGCTTCCCGGCTTTTGCTTGGTTTTACAGATTCTGATTCCCTGGCTTATGTGCAGGAACAGCGTCAGCCGAGACAAGCTCCCGCACAGCAGGATTTTGCCCGGGGAAATTACAGCATTGGCGGAAAAATAACCGATACTGCAGATAGGCCTGTAGCAGGGGTGTTATTGCGCTTAAAAATGATACTCCCCCAGGACACTCCCGGAATAGAAGACACAATAATAAATGATTTTACAGCATATACCCGAACTGATGCAAGCGGCAGCTACAAATTTGCACACCTTCCTGATGGTAAATCCTATGGGGTCCTGCCACTAAAGCCTGGTTTCCAATTCGGCCGTTCTCAAGGTGTTCAGGAACTGGATAAAGACATCATTTTCAATTTCCGGCAATCGGAACACAGTATCAAACTATTCTCTACCCGGGATTTCAAAATCCTTAAAAAAGAAAAATCGCTCATTGTACGTAGTCCTGAAGCCTACAACCAGTGGTATTGGATCATTGCAACCACTTTCTTCGCAGGCTTCTTTTTGATCCATTTTTTAATGAGTGTAAAATATCCGTCAGCAGATCAGCTTATTTTACCGGTAGTGATGCTCATGACAGGCCTTTCATTTCTTACTTTGCTGAGCTTGCAGGATCCTTTGAGAGATCGTTTCTTGGCAAAGGATAGTTTGGTCTTCTTTGGTTTAGGCATTGCAGGGATCTGTTTGATGCTTATGGTAAAACTGCGCAAGTTCAATGTAGATTCGGGATGGTACCGGATGTTTATCGTGAACAATACTTTTAGCAAGGCAAATGGCTGGCAATGGGCTTTTGCGGCATTGTGTCTGCTGGCGCTGACCATCGTATTTGGTACGGGGCCCGAAGGTAGCGGCGTAAAGGTAAACCTGTTCGGTGTACAGCCTAGTGAGATTGTAAAATATACTATCATTTTGTTCCTGGCTGGTTTCTTTGCCTCCAATGAACGTTTTATTACCGAATATAGCAGCTGGCATAAAAGGTGGTTCTTTTTTTCATTTGCCCTGATCGCCATGGTAATGGCGATATTGATGTACCTGGTACTCGGAGATCTTGGGCCAGCCATGGTGGTTTGCTTTACCTTCATCATCCTGTTTTCTTTCTCGAGAGGCGATTTTATGATGATGCTTACTGCCATTATTGTTTATGTTTTTAGTGCCTGGTTCCTGAACATCTGGATAGCTACATTGGTAACCGCTGCACTGATAGCCGTATTTATGATAGTCAACAAAAAAACCAGCGAATCTGCAGTGATGATTACCCTGGTTATGGCCGCATTTTTACTGATCGATCAGGTACCTTATCTGGATAAACTGATTCCGGGTCCCGTAAACAGGCTTGCCGAGAGGAAATCCATCTGGCAGGATCCCTGGAACAATGAGGTTTATGGTGGCGATCAGGTTGCCAATGGCATCTGGGCAATAGCAAGCGGCGGTATTAGTGGCCAGGGGATCGGTGAAGGTTTTGCCAAAACTATTCCTGAAGCGCATACAGATATGATTTTGCCCGCCATCGGTGAAGAATTTGGCTGGGCCGGTATTATAGGGATATTTATATTGTTCCTGGTATTTTTGCATCGGGCCATTATTATAGGCAGGCAAACCGGAACTCCCTTCCTGTTTTATCTGTGCGCTGGAATTGGAATCAGTTTATTCATGCAATTCCTGCTGATAGCAGGAGGATCTACAGGGGCGCTACCCCTTTCAGGCGTGGCTTTGCCTTTTATCAGCTATGGTGGTTCTTCATTAGTTGCCAATATGCTTGCAGCAGGCTTTTTACTTTCCGTTTCACTGATCAAAGGTTCTGAAGTACAGATGACCTATATTACAAAACAGCAGGATAACAACCTTGTTCCTGCCCTGTTGGCGGCCAGTATAGCGATTTTGTTGCTTACCCTGACCGTATCCAATTATGTTGTTCACAATAAAAAATGGGTAGTGCAACCGGCACTTGTGGCCGACCGAAGTGGTTCGCGGATGTTCAGCTATAATCCACGGATCGCTATTTTAATGAATAAACTTGCAGCAGGCGATTTATACGATAGAAACGGGCGCATTCTGGCCAGCAGTGAGCCGCAACATATCAGAAAGCAGCTGTCCTTATTAAAGAAATCAGGTGTTGATTATAACCTTGACTCAGCTCAGCATAAGAGGGTTGACCGCTATTACCCTTTTGAAGAACAAATGTTTTTTTGGGTGGGAGATAACAATACTGGTATTTTTAACGGTAGTACTAATGGCTATTTTGCCGAGTACGAACACGTAGCCGAGCTAAGGGGCTTTCAAACGCCGGCAGTTTCGATAAACACCCAGGCCAGTAAGTACCGGGAAGACAGGTTTCTCCCCAGAGGGATAAAAGAAATGTCCGTTAGTAAAAGGGATTATACGGCTTTGGCCCCACTTTTACTTGCTGGTATTAATAGTGCTGATGTTGAGCAGTTTAAAAAAAGAAATAGAAATATTAAGTTGACGGTTGACGCCGGCCTACAGACTACCATTCAAAACACCATTGCATTGGATACGGCAGTAAATAAAAGCAGGGTTTCGGTAGTCATCATGGAAGATATTACTGGTGATGTACTGGCATCGGCGGTGTACCCGCTTCCGCCGGTAAAAAACTGGGACCTGTTAAATATGACCATCTCAGAGCAAAACAAGCTCTCGGGCTGGTACACCACTGCAGATCTTGGTTTTACAACCGCCACTCCTCCCGGTTCAACTGCTAAAGTCTTAACCGCAATGGCGGCATTCAATAAGCTTGGAGTTGCTGCAGCCCAAAAAGTATTTACCGTAAGTTATACCGAACGTATTCGCACCAAAGGTATTGAGCCCGACGAGACAGGCCGGATAAACCTGGAGCGCGCCCTGGTTAAATCCAATAACGTATACTTCATTAAATTAGCCAATGAGGCGCAGCTGCAGGACGAAATGGCTACCTTATACTTAAAAACTGGTATGTTTCTAAGAGGTGTTGGAGGATATTATTATGACCGGGATACCGCCAATATAAAACAGGAAAACAAGTGGAGGGCGTTATGGCAAAAGACCGAATTTAATACCAAACCTAAATATGATCCGGCAAGGATACGAAGGACGAGGGCAAAAGGTATCTCAGGTATGGCCTGGGGGCAGGGGGAACTAATTGCAAGCCCGGCAGCTGTGGCCAGGCTGGTTTCGGGCGTGGCCAATAAAGGAAAGCTTGTAGGCAACCGGTATGTGTTGAAAATCAGTGATTCTGTAACTTCGGTTAATCCGGCTGTTAAAATTGCGAACGATCCGGTTTATGCGGATCTGATTAGCGGCTATATGCTGAAACAGAGTGAAAATAAAACCTATACGTTGGGACTAAAAGTTGCAGGTAAAACCGGAACCCCGGAACGGATATGGAAAAATGAACAGATAAACGATGGTTGGTATACTTTTTTTGCTCCGAAGGCTAATGGAAAAGGTCATATCGTAGTATGTATCAGGATAGAATCAACCAGAGGTTCAAGTAAAGCTGTAAAATTGGCCGGACAGCATGTTGTGCCGGCATTGTTAAAATTTGGCTACGTAAAAAAGGAAACCAGGGAATCAAAAAAATAA
- a CDS encoding PP2C family protein-serine/threonine phosphatase, with product MDKNYFGITDTGKVRSNNEDTFIAEKITDTDFVLACVIDGVGGYSGGEVAASIARQTLLRLLDKPEGDLSLLIQAALAEANDQIIIGRQQNKEHEDMACVLTLALVDIKNNQFYYAHVGDTRLYLLRDGSLIKISKDQSFVGFMEDSGRLTEEQAMRHPKRNEINKALGFAGNIGWQEDYIETGHSPFLPGDLILLCSDGLSDMVNKQELTAILLKEPDLKLQGIELINAANRNGGLDNITAVLVKNTNVPFAHEATKPVSKHNKKKTPQATPAASVPVVQPGIENADQPAVIAPVAGGKTKGILPWLLFVAVIILLSGAYFHWKQSSGSLGNGSANLPDSTLTSQKTQEERLQDTLNKLRGNILILDDSLFKSPVLISKPIQITRDSLYLKAESNIVFKSDSGYTGQPFFIAPANKSSLFENFTFENFKEVNALQKKGVLLKDVKFLKTDSLTPAAKP from the coding sequence ATGGATAAAAATTATTTTGGAATAACCGATACCGGAAAAGTACGCAGCAACAATGAGGATACCTTTATTGCAGAAAAGATAACGGATACCGATTTTGTGTTGGCCTGTGTGATAGATGGTGTGGGCGGTTATAGTGGTGGCGAGGTAGCTGCATCCATAGCCAGGCAAACATTGCTGCGTTTACTCGATAAACCGGAAGGTGACCTTTCTTTGTTAATCCAGGCCGCACTTGCCGAGGCAAACGATCAGATCATCATAGGCAGGCAACAAAATAAGGAGCATGAGGATATGGCCTGTGTACTTACCCTGGCCCTTGTTGATATCAAAAACAACCAGTTCTATTATGCACACGTGGGCGATACCAGGCTATACCTGCTAAGAGATGGTTCATTGATAAAGATATCTAAAGACCAGTCCTTTGTCGGCTTTATGGAAGATTCGGGCCGTTTAACAGAAGAGCAGGCCATGCGGCACCCCAAAAGGAACGAAATCAATAAAGCCCTTGGTTTTGCCGGTAATATTGGCTGGCAGGAAGATTATATAGAAACGGGCCATTCCCCCTTTCTGCCGGGCGATCTGATCCTGCTGTGCAGCGATGGTTTGTCGGATATGGTAAACAAACAAGAACTCACAGCTATATTGTTAAAAGAACCTGATCTGAAACTGCAAGGGATTGAATTGATCAACGCTGCAAACAGAAATGGCGGACTCGACAACATCACTGCCGTACTGGTAAAAAACACTAATGTTCCCTTTGCGCATGAAGCAACCAAACCGGTATCAAAACACAATAAAAAGAAAACGCCACAGGCGACACCTGCAGCATCAGTTCCGGTTGTACAGCCTGGCATTGAGAATGCAGACCAGCCTGCTGTTATAGCCCCGGTAGCCGGCGGGAAAACAAAAGGCATCCTCCCCTGGCTGCTGTTTGTTGCGGTGATTATCCTGCTCAGTGGAGCTTATTTTCACTGGAAACAGTCCTCCGGAAGTCTGGGCAATGGATCTGCAAACCTACCCGACTCAACTTTGACAAGCCAAAAAACACAGGAAGAACGATTGCAGGACACTTTAAACAAATTAAGAGGAAATATATTAATCCTTGATGATTCCTTATTTAAATCGCCTGTATTGATCAGCAAGCCTATTCAGATTACCAGAGATAGCCTGTATTTAAAAGCCGAAAGCAATATTGTGTTTAAAAGTGACAGCGGTTACACCGGGCAGCCATTTTTTATAGCACCTGCAAATAAAAGTTCCCTATTTGAGAATTTCACCTTCGAAAATTTTAAAGAGGTAAACGCATTGCAAAAAAAAGGTGTTTTACTGAAAGATGTGAAATTCCTGAAAACAGATTCTTTAACTCCAGCAGCTAAACCTTAA
- a CDS encoding arginine decarboxylase, producing MQSYSEFLDLSVGFPQEGYSVIDDELYFQDLNLMEMIETYGTPLRFTYLPMISKKIQQAKLLFQTAIIKNNYRGDYKYCYCTKSSHFRHIVEEALKNGIHLETSSAFDMPMIEALEKKGALTKDITVICNGFKTYQYKQYIIDMLHDGYKNIIPVLDNKEEFNLFDDEVEMDTPCNLGIRIAAEEQPDSQFYTSRLGVRMEDVIDFYNNKISANPNFRVKLLHFFINSGITDSPYYWNELEKYVTLYCKFKKINPELDTLDIGGGMPFKDSLVFDFDYEYMVNEIVKRIKEICAEHDVVEPDIITEFGKYTVAEASGILYKVLGRKQQNDREKWLMLDGSFITNLPDVWALNQKYILLPINNWDAEYERVNLGGITCDGQDYYNQEAHMNSVFMPKTRKVQYLGFFNTGAYQEVLSGYGGIHHCLLPSPKHVIIRRNRDETFNFEVFGEEQNSKQVLKILGYT from the coding sequence ATGCAGAGTTACTCCGAATTTCTTGATCTAAGTGTTGGGTTTCCACAGGAAGGTTACAGCGTAATAGACGACGAATTATATTTTCAAGACCTCAATCTGATGGAGATGATTGAAACCTATGGCACGCCATTACGTTTCACTTACCTTCCAATGATCAGTAAGAAAATTCAGCAGGCCAAGTTGTTGTTCCAGACAGCGATTATCAAAAATAACTATCGGGGCGACTATAAATACTGCTATTGCACTAAAAGTTCACACTTCAGACATATCGTAGAAGAAGCGTTAAAAAATGGAATCCACCTGGAAACCTCTTCTGCATTCGATATGCCGATGATTGAAGCCCTGGAAAAGAAAGGCGCCTTGACCAAAGATATTACCGTGATCTGCAATGGTTTTAAAACTTACCAGTATAAGCAGTACATTATTGATATGCTGCACGATGGTTATAAAAACATCATTCCGGTGCTGGACAATAAGGAAGAATTTAATCTTTTTGACGATGAAGTAGAAATGGACACCCCTTGTAACCTGGGTATCCGGATCGCTGCAGAGGAACAGCCAGATTCGCAGTTTTATACCTCACGTTTAGGTGTACGTATGGAAGATGTGATTGACTTTTATAACAACAAGATTTCCGCTAATCCTAATTTCAGAGTTAAACTGCTGCATTTCTTTATCAATTCCGGTATCACAGACTCACCTTATTACTGGAACGAGCTTGAGAAATATGTAACTTTATATTGTAAATTCAAAAAAATCAATCCGGAACTCGATACTTTAGATATTGGTGGTGGAATGCCTTTTAAAGATTCACTGGTATTTGATTTCGATTACGAGTATATGGTAAATGAAATTGTAAAGCGAATCAAAGAAATCTGTGCAGAACATGACGTGGTTGAACCGGATATCATTACCGAGTTTGGAAAATATACCGTTGCTGAGGCCTCTGGGATTCTATATAAAGTCCTTGGCCGTAAGCAGCAAAACGACCGGGAGAAATGGCTGATGCTGGATGGGTCATTTATCACTAACCTTCCGGATGTATGGGCTTTAAACCAGAAATATATCTTATTACCCATCAACAATTGGGATGCCGAGTATGAGCGGGTAAACCTTGGCGGTATCACTTGCGATGGGCAGGATTATTATAATCAAGAGGCGCATATGAATAGTGTGTTTATGCCTAAAACCAGAAAAGTGCAATACCTTGGATTCTTTAATACAGGGGCATATCAGGAAGTGTTGAGCGGATATGGCGGAATACACCACTGCCTGCTTCCTAGCCCAAAACACGTCATTATTCGCCGCAACCGCGACGAAACTTTTAACTTTGAAGTCTTTGGCGAAGAACAGAACAGCAAACAGGTTTTAAAAATACTAGGCTATACCTAG
- a CDS encoding arginase: protein MTKTLKIIEVKSEIGAGTRGASLGVDAIKIAALDFGSRFFKKHKTVEVPNENHLLLESTGSPYAKRISGILTMVERVSDEVSSTLNKGDFPIVLAGDHSTAAGTIAGIKAVNPKARLGVIWIDAHADLHSPYTTPSGNMHGMPLAMALDEDNLDAKVNKLDQETINYWYQLKNVGKIAPKISYRDLVLISARDMERPEELLLKKNKVKIVTTAELRKRGVERTVIETLKYLEHCDLIYVSFDVDSLDPTASRGTGTPVAQGLTEREAGNLMSRLITNQKVCCFEIVEVNPTLDRENQMAEHAFEILIKATNAFRNE, encoded by the coding sequence ATGACTAAGACTTTAAAAATTATAGAAGTAAAATCTGAGATAGGTGCCGGCACGCGAGGGGCGAGTTTGGGTGTGGATGCAATCAAGATTGCGGCGCTTGATTTTGGGAGCAGATTTTTTAAAAAACACAAGACAGTAGAGGTTCCTAACGAGAACCATTTGTTGCTTGAAAGTACTGGAAGCCCCTATGCAAAGCGGATTTCAGGAATTCTGACCATGGTGGAGCGGGTAAGTGATGAGGTAAGTTCTACATTAAATAAAGGTGATTTTCCGATCGTTCTGGCGGGCGATCACAGTACAGCGGCCGGCACCATTGCCGGCATTAAAGCAGTAAATCCAAAGGCCAGGTTAGGTGTAATATGGATTGACGCACATGCAGATTTACATTCGCCTTACACAACACCTTCAGGAAATATGCACGGAATGCCCCTGGCGATGGCACTTGATGAAGACAATCTGGACGCTAAGGTGAACAAACTGGATCAGGAAACGATAAACTATTGGTATCAGCTGAAGAACGTGGGTAAAATAGCGCCTAAAATCAGTTACCGGGACCTGGTATTAATTTCTGCCAGGGATATGGAACGCCCTGAAGAGTTGCTGCTGAAAAAAAACAAGGTTAAAATTGTGACTACAGCTGAACTGCGTAAAAGAGGGGTGGAACGTACAGTGATTGAAACGCTTAAGTACCTGGAGCATTGTGACCTGATCTATGTTTCCTTTGACGTGGATTCCCTTGACCCAACTGCATCGAGGGGCACAGGTACCCCGGTAGCCCAAGGCCTTACGGAGCGTGAAGCGGGGAACCTGATGTCGCGCCTAATTACCAATCAAAAGGTATGCTGCTTTGAAATTGTAGAAGTAAACCCAACCTTAGACCGTGAAAATCAAATGGCAGAACATGCTTTTGAAATTTTAATTAAAGCTACCAATGCTTTCAGAAATGAATAG
- the argS gene encoding arginine--tRNA ligase encodes MNIELQIITAVTAAVKDLYNQDLPENQLTLQDTRPEFEGQLTLVVFPIVRFSKKTPEVTATELGEYLVQHLQEVTGFNVIKGFLNLSIADSYWLNLFNNKLLDPLFMAIKPNGRKVMVEYSSPNTNKPLHLGHVRNNLLGYSVAELLKADGYEVIKVNLVNDRGIHICKSMLAWQKWGDGETPESSLMKGDHLVGKYYVIFDKEYKKEINALKLEGQTEEEAKKNAPLIKEAQKMLQDWEAGVPEVIELWKKMNGWVYAGFEVSYKNLGVDFDKYYYESNTYLLGKGTVDEGLEKGVFFKKPDGSVWIDLTEDGLDQKLVLRADGTSVYITQDLGTAQMKYDDFKMDESIYVVGNEQDYHFKVLFLILEKLGKSWAKGLHHLSYGMVDLPSGKMKSREGTVVDADDLVAEMIETARAKTELLGKVNDFEEEERKTLYYNIGLGALKYFLLKVEPKKRLLFDPSESIDFQGNTGPFIQYTHARIKSLLGKAGYDFAAKGIDAAAITATERDMIMLLARYPAEISSAAKTYSPATLANYLYEVAKMFNKFYHEVPPIIKEENEAVKLHRLNLSHVTADVLKRGMRILGITVPERM; translated from the coding sequence ATGAATATCGAACTACAAATTATCACTGCAGTAACAGCGGCAGTAAAAGACTTATACAATCAGGATTTACCAGAAAACCAGTTAACTTTACAGGATACCAGACCAGAATTTGAAGGGCAACTGACACTTGTAGTTTTCCCCATTGTACGGTTTTCAAAAAAAACGCCCGAAGTAACTGCAACTGAGCTGGGTGAATATCTGGTGCAGCACTTGCAGGAGGTAACTGGCTTTAATGTGATTAAGGGATTCTTAAACCTTAGCATCGCTGATTCCTATTGGTTAAACCTGTTCAATAACAAGTTGTTGGATCCTTTGTTTATGGCCATTAAACCCAATGGCAGGAAGGTGATGGTTGAATATTCATCACCCAATACCAACAAACCCCTGCACCTGGGGCATGTAAGAAATAACTTACTGGGTTATTCTGTAGCAGAACTCCTTAAGGCTGATGGCTATGAGGTGATTAAAGTGAACCTGGTAAACGACAGAGGAATTCACATTTGTAAATCTATGCTGGCCTGGCAAAAATGGGGTGATGGAGAAACACCGGAAAGTTCCTTGATGAAAGGAGACCACCTGGTTGGGAAGTATTACGTAATTTTCGATAAGGAATATAAAAAGGAAATTAATGCTTTAAAACTGGAAGGACAAACCGAGGAAGAAGCCAAAAAAAATGCGCCATTAATTAAAGAAGCACAAAAAATGCTGCAGGACTGGGAGGCTGGCGTACCTGAGGTGATTGAGCTTTGGAAAAAGATGAATGGCTGGGTTTACGCGGGTTTTGAAGTTTCGTATAAGAACCTTGGAGTTGATTTCGACAAATATTACTACGAAAGCAATACCTATCTATTGGGTAAAGGAACTGTTGACGAAGGCCTGGAAAAAGGCGTTTTCTTTAAAAAGCCTGATGGCTCGGTTTGGATCGACCTCACTGAAGACGGTTTGGATCAGAAACTGGTATTGCGCGCCGATGGAACATCCGTTTACATTACCCAGGATTTGGGTACCGCTCAGATGAAATACGATGATTTTAAAATGGATGAATCCATCTACGTAGTGGGAAATGAACAGGACTATCATTTTAAAGTTTTGTTCCTGATTTTAGAAAAGCTGGGCAAAAGCTGGGCAAAAGGTCTGCACCATCTTTCATATGGTATGGTCGATTTGCCAAGTGGAAAGATGAAATCCAGAGAAGGGACAGTAGTGGATGCCGATGACCTGGTTGCCGAAATGATAGAAACCGCCAGGGCAAAAACGGAACTACTGGGCAAGGTAAACGATTTTGAAGAAGAGGAAAGAAAGACACTCTATTATAACATTGGCTTAGGTGCATTAAAGTATTTCCTGTTAAAAGTAGAGCCTAAGAAAAGACTGCTGTTTGACCCATCAGAATCTATTGATTTTCAAGGCAATACAGGACCTTTTATACAGTATACGCATGCAAGGATCAAATCTTTGCTGGGAAAAGCAGGCTATGATTTTGCTGCAAAGGGTATTGATGCTGCAGCCATTACAGCTACCGAACGCGACATGATCATGCTACTGGCCAGGTATCCTGCCGAGATTTCATCTGCAGCTAAAACTTATAGTCCGGCTACTTTAGCCAATTATCTATACGAAGTGGCTAAGATGTTCAATAAGTTTTACCATGAAGTACCACCAATCATTAAAGAGGAAAACGAGGCTGTAAAGCTGCACCGCCTGAATCTGAGCCATGTTACTGCAGATGTATTGAAACGAGGTATGCGCATTTTAGGCATTACTGTTCCGGAAAGGATGTAG
- a CDS encoding AI-2E family transporter, translating to MKDMPLTVRRSIELLGIALVGAILVIGKDIIMPVIMAFFISIVLLPVFRFLRKYKFPEIAAIILPILLVVIFVGAIVWFFSAQIGVLAADFPQIKSNVNTHLKSLSEWFSTISHVSTTEQMKFITEKSDDLLGMAGKAASGAAVTLSSIFVFLGLLPIYIYLMLFYKDILLRFIFMWFTPAHHPKVKEAIYETESIIKNYLIGLLIQVTYMTILLGGILLLVGIKHALLIGVIFAILNLIPYVGALIGNIIGVLLTLTSSTELWPVITVLGVIAVVQFLDNNILMPRIVGSKVKINALFAILGVIIGGSIAGVSGMFLSMPIIAVLKVIFDRTVIFKQWGVLLGDERPSKSPMTFASFRKKQAVPAKAGVEKTKEKD from the coding sequence ATGAAAGACATGCCCCTAACCGTCCGACGGTCAATCGAACTCCTTGGAATTGCACTTGTTGGTGCAATTCTGGTCATAGGAAAGGACATCATCATGCCAGTCATCATGGCATTTTTTATTAGTATCGTTCTGCTACCTGTATTTCGTTTCTTAAGGAAATATAAGTTTCCGGAAATAGCCGCCATTATTCTCCCGATCTTACTTGTTGTTATTTTTGTGGGGGCTATTGTCTGGTTCTTCTCTGCTCAGATTGGAGTTTTGGCTGCAGATTTTCCCCAGATCAAAAGTAATGTCAACACGCATTTAAAGTCGCTCAGCGAATGGTTTAGCACCATCAGTCATGTTTCTACAACCGAACAAATGAAGTTCATTACAGAAAAGAGCGATGATCTGCTCGGGATGGCAGGAAAGGCTGCAAGCGGGGCTGCTGTAACGCTAAGCTCCATTTTTGTATTCCTTGGCCTTCTTCCCATTTACATCTACCTGATGCTTTTTTACAAAGACATTTTGCTGCGTTTTATTTTCATGTGGTTTACACCGGCACACCATCCGAAGGTAAAAGAAGCGATCTATGAGACCGAGTCCATCATTAAAAATTACCTGATAGGCTTGTTGATACAGGTTACTTATATGACCATTCTCCTGGGCGGAATCCTGTTGCTTGTTGGAATTAAACATGCGTTGCTGATTGGTGTTATTTTTGCCATTTTAAACCTTATCCCCTATGTGGGTGCATTAATCGGAAATATCATTGGCGTATTGCTTACACTGACCTCTTCCACGGAGCTGTGGCCGGTAATTACAGTTTTAGGGGTGATAGCGGTTGTTCAGTTCCTTGACAACAATATACTGATGCCTAGGATAGTTGGTTCCAAAGTAAAGATCAATGCTTTGTTTGCGATCCTGGGGGTGATCATTGGGGGTAGTATCGCTGGTGTATCCGGAATGTTTCTCTCTATGCCAATTATAGCTGTTTTAAAGGTAATTTTCGACAGGACAGTTATCTTCAAACAATGGGGCGTACTGCTTGGTGATGAAAGGCCTTCAAAAAGCCCGATGACTTTTGCTTCTTTCAGAAAGAAGCAGGCCGTACCTGCAAAAGCCGGTGTAGAAAAAACAAAAGAGAAGGATTAG